Proteins encoded within one genomic window of Callithrix jacchus isolate 240 chromosome 11, calJac240_pri, whole genome shotgun sequence:
- the NOS3 gene encoding nitric oxide synthase 3 gives MGNLKSVAQESGPPCGLGLGLGFGLCGKQSPATPAPEPSQAPASPPPPAPEHSPPSSPLTQPPEGPRFPRVKNWEVGSIAYDTLSAQAQQDGPCTPRRCLGSLVFPRKLQGRPSPGPTAPEQLLSQAQAFINQYYSSIKRSGSQAHEQRLQEVEAEVAATGTYQLRESELVFGAKQAWRNAPRCVGRIQWGKLQVFDARDCRSAQEMFTYICNHIKYATNRGNLRSAITVFPQRCPGRGDFRIWNSQLVRYAGYRQQDGSVRGDPANVEITELCIQHGWTPGSGRFDVLPLLLQAPDEPPELFLLPPELVLEVPLEHPTLEWFAALGLRWYALPAVSNMLLEIGGLEFPAAPFSGWYMSTEIGTRNLCDPHRYNILEDVAVCMDLDTRTTSSLWKDKAAVEINVAVLHSYQLAKVTIVDHHAATASFMKHLENEQKARGGCPADWAWIVPPISGSLTPVFHQEMVNYFLSPAFRYQPDPWKGSAAKGTGITRKKTFKEVANAVKISASLMGTVMARRVKATVLYGSETGRAQGYAQQLGRLFRKAFDPRVLCMDEYDVVSLEHETLVLVVTSTFGNGDPPENGESFAAALMEMSGPYNSSPRPEQHKSYKIRFNSVSCSDPLVSSWRRKRKESSNTDSAGALGTLRFCVFGLGSRAYPHFCAFARAVDTRLEELGGERLLQLGQGDELCGQEEAFRGWAQAAFQAACETFCVGEDAKAAARDVFSPKRSWKRQRYRLSTQAEGLQLLPGLIHVHRRKMFQATILSVENLQSSKSTRATILVRLDTGGQEGLQYQPGDHIGICPPNRPGLVEALLSRVEDPPAPTEPVAVEQLEKGSPGGPPPGWVRDPRLPPCTLRQALTFFLDITSPPSPQLLRLLSTLAEEPREQQELEALSQDPRRYEEWKWFRCPTLLEVLEQFPSVALPAPLLLTQLPLLQPRYYSVSSAPSIHPGEIHLTVAVLAYRTQDGLGPLHYGVCSTWLSQLKPGDPVPCFIRGAPSFRLPPDPSLPCILVGPGTGIAPFRGFWQERLHDIESKGLQPAPMTLVFGCRCSQLDHLYRDEVHDAQQRGVFGRVLTAFSREPDNPKTYVQDILRTELAAEVHRVLCLERGHMFVCGDVTMATNVLQTVQRILATEGDLELEEAGDVIGVLRDQQRYHEDIFGLTLRTQEVTSRIRTQSFSLQERQLRGAVPWAFDPPTSDTNGP, from the exons ATGGGCAACTTGAAGAGCGTGGCCCAAGAGTCTGGGCCACCCTgcggcctggggctggggctgggcttcGGGCTGTGTGGCAAGCAGAGCCCAGCCACCCCGGCCCCTGAGCCCAGCCAAGCCCCAGcatcccctcccccaccagcGCCAGAACACAG CCCCCCGAGCTCCCCGCTAACCCAGCCACCGGAAGGGCCCAGGTTCCCTCGAGTGAAGAACTGGGAGGTGGGGAGCATCGCCTATGACACCCTCAGCGCCCAGGCACAGCAG GATGGGCCCTGCACCCCAAGACGCTGCCTGGGCTCCCTGGTATTTCCGAGGAAACTGCAGGGCCGGCCCTCCCCCGGCCCCACAGCACCTGAGCAGCTGCTGAGTCAGGCCCAGGCCTTCATCAACCAGTACTACAGCTCCATCAAGAG GAGTGGCTCCCAGGCCCACGAGCAGCGGCTTCAAGAGGTAGAAGCCGAAGTGGCAGCCACAGGCACCTACCAGCTTAGGGAGAGCGAGCTGGTGTTCGGAGCCAAGCAGGCCTGGCGCAATGCTCCCAGATGTGTGGGCCGGATCCAGTGGGGGAAGCTGCAG GTGTTCGATGCCCGGGACTGCAGGTCTGCCCAGGAGATGTTCACCTACATCTGCAACCACATCAAGTATGCCACCAACCGGGGCAACCTTCG CTCAGCCATCACAGTGTTCCCTCAGCGCTGCCCTGGCCGCGGAGACTTTCGAATCTGGAACAGCCAGCTGGTGCGCTACGCAGGCTACCGGCAGCAGGACGGCTCCGTGCGGGGGGACCCGGCCAACGTGGAGATCACTGAG CTCTGCATCCAGCACGGCTGGACCCCAGGAAGTGGCCGCTTCGAcgtgctgccgctgctgctgcagGCCCCAGACGAGCCCCCAGAACTCTTCCTTCTGCCCCCAGAGCTGGTCCTTGAGGTGCCCCTGGAGCACCCCAC gctggagtggtttGCAGCCCTGGGCCTGCGCTGGTATGCCCTCCCGGCGGTCTCCAACATGCTGCTGGAAATTGGGGGTCTGGAGTTCCCTGCAGCCCCCTTCAGTGGCTGGTACATGAGCACTGAGATTGGCACCAGGAACCTGTGTGACCCCCACCGCTACAACATCCTGGAG GACGTGGCTGTCTGCATGGACCTGGATACCCGGACGACCTCGTCCCTGTGGAAAGACAAGGCGGCGGTGGAAATCAACGTGGCTGTGCTGCACAGTTACCAG CTGGCCAAAGTGACCATCGTGGACCACCACGCTGCCACAGCTTCCTTCATGAAACACCTGGAGAATGAGCAGAAGGCCAGGGGGGGCTGCCCTGCAGACTGGGCCTGGATCGTGCCCCCCATCTCAGGCAGCCTCACTCCTGTCTTCCATCAGGAGATGGTCAACTATTTCCTGTCCCCTGCCTTCCGCTACCAG CCAGACCCCTGGAAGGGGAGTGCAGCCAAGGGCACCGGCATCACCAGGAAGAAGACCTTTAAGGAAGTGGCCAA CGCCGTGAAGATCTCCGCCTCGCTCATGGGCACCGTGATGGCTAGGCGGGTGAAGGCAACAGTCCTGTACGGCTCTGAGACCGGCCGGGCCCAGGGCTACGCACAGCAGTTGGGGAGACTCTTCCGGAAGGCTTTTGACCCCCGG GTCCTGTGTATGGATGAGTATGACGTGGTGTCCCTGGAACACGAGACACTGGTGCTGGTGGTAACCAGCACATTTGGGAATGGCGATCCCCCGGAGAATGGAGAG AGCTTTGCAGCTGCCCTGATGGAGATGTCCGGCCCTTACAACAGCTCCCCGAGGCCAGAGCAGCACAA GAGTTACAAGATCCGCTTCAACAGCGTCTCCTGCTCAGACCCACTGGTGTCCTCGTGGCGGCGGAAGAGGAAGGAGTCCAGTAACACAGACAGTGCAGGGGCCCTGGGCACCCTCAG GTTCTGTGTGTTCGGGCTGGGCTCCCGGGCGTACCCCCACTTCTGCGCCTTTGCTCGAGCGGTAGACACGCGGCTGGAGGAACTGGGAGGGGAGCGGCTGCTGCAGCTGGGCCAGGGCGACGAGCTGTGTGGCCAGGAGGAAGCCTTCCGAGGCTGGGCCCAGGCTGCCTTCCAG GCCGCCTGTGAGACCTTCTGTGTGGGAGAGGATGCCAAAGCTGCCGCCCGAGATGTCTTCAGCCCCAAACGCAGCTGGAAGCGCCAGAGGTACCGGCTGAGCACCCAGGCCGAGGGCCTGCAGCTGCTGCCAG GTCTGATCCACGTGCACAGGCGGAAGATGTTCCAGGCTACAATCCTTTCAGTGGAAAACCTGCAAAGCAGCAAGTCCAC GCGGGCCACCATCCTGGTGCGCCTGGACACCGGAGGCCAGGAGGGGCTGCAGTACCAGCCAGGGGACCACATAGGCATCTGCCCACCCAACCGGCCTGGCCTTGTGGAGGCGCTGCTGAGCCGCGTGGAGGACCCGCCAGCACCCACTGAGCCCGTGGCAGTAGAGCAGCTGGAGAAGGGCAGCCCTG GTGGCCCTCCCCCCGGCTGGGTGCGGGACCCCCGGCTGCCCCCGTGCACACTGCGCCAGGCTCTCACCTTCTTCCTGGACATTACCTCCCCACCCAGTCCTCAGCTCTTGCGGCTGCTCAGCACTCTGGCAGAAGAGCCCAGGGAACAGCAGGAGCTGGAGGCCCTCAGCCAG GATCCCCGGCGCTACGAGGAGTGGAAGTGGTTCCGCTGCCCCACGCTGCTGGAGGTGCTGGAGCAGTTCCCGTCAGTGGCACTGCCTGCCCCACTGCTCCTCACCCAGCTGCCTCTGCTGCAGCCCCGCTACTACTCAGTCAGCTCAGCACCTAGCATCCACCCAGGAGAGATCCACCTCACAGTAGCTGTGCTGGCATACAGGACCCAGG aTGGGCTGGGCCCCCTGCACTATGGAGTCTGCTCCACGTGGCTAAGCCAACTCAAGCCTGGAGACCCTGTGCCCTGCTTCATCCGGGG GGCTCCCTCCTTCCGGCTGCCGCCCGATCCCAGCCTGCCCTGCATCCTGGTGGGCCCAGGCACTGGCATTGCCCCCTTCCGGGGATTCTGGCAGGAGCGGCTGCATGACATCGAGAGCAAAG GGCTGCAGCCTGCCCCCATGACTTTGGTGTTCGGCTGCCGGTGCTCCCAACTTGACCATCTCTACCGCGACGAGGTGCACGACGCCCAGCAGCGCGGGGTGTTTGGCCGAGTCCTCACCGCCTTCTCCCGGGAACCCGACAATCCCAAG ACCTACGTGCAGGACATCCTAAGGACGGAGCTGGCTGCGGAGGTGCACCGCGTTCTGTGCCTTGAGCGGGGCCACATGTTTGTCTGCGGCGATGTCACCATGGCAACCAACGTCCTGCAGACCGTGCAGCGCATCCTGGCGACCGAGGGCGACTTGGAGCTGGAAGAGGCCGGCGACGTCATTGGCGTGCTGCGG GATCAGCAACGCTACCACGAAGACATTTTTGGGCTCACGCTGCGCACCCAGGAGGTGACAAGCCGCATACGCACCCAGAGTTTTTCCTTGCAGGAGCGGCAGTTGCGGGGCGCAGTACCCTGGGCGTTCGACCCGCCCACCTCAGACACCAATGGCCCTTGA